From Macrobrachium rosenbergii isolate ZJJX-2024 chromosome 22, ASM4041242v1, whole genome shotgun sequence, the proteins below share one genomic window:
- the LOC136850433 gene encoding tigger transposable element-derived protein 1-like: MEWIDEVFAPTVSQYLTENKLPLRCLLIMDNAPAHPSYLADCSEHDFIQFKFLPPNTTSVLQPMDQQVISNFKKLYTKALFSRCFRVTEETKLTLKEFWKKHFNVFHCITLIDNAWTEVTYRTLNSAWRKLWPQCVTVRDFEGFDAEIVQEIVSMGNSMGLQVNDEDVEELVAEHSEDLTADELVQLHKEQQEQLARGNQLTKRRMGRKLQMSAVM; the protein is encoded by the coding sequence ATGGAGTGGATTGATGAAGTGTTTGCGCCGACCGTGAGTCAGTACCTAACAGAGAACAAGCTGCCCCTGcggtgccttctgatcatggatAATGCCCCGGCACACCCTTCGTACTTGGCTGACTGCAGTGAACATGACTTCATTCAGTTCAAGTTCCTTCCACCCAACACGACCTCTGTTCTCCAGCCCATGGACCAACAAGTCATTagcaattttaagaaattatatacgAAGGCGCTCTTCTCCAGATGCTTCCGTGTAACTGAAGAgacaaaattaaccttaaaagaattttggaagaagcactttaatgtttttcactgCATAACCCTCATTGATAACGCATGGACTGAAGTTACGTACCGCACATTAAATTCTGCGTGGCGGAAACTTTGGCCCCAGTGCGTAACTGTCCGTGACTTTGAGGGCTTCGATGCAGAGATTGTGCAAGAAATTGTGTCCATGGGCAACAGTATGGGTCTACAAGTCAACGACGAAGATGTTGAAGAATTGGTCGCTGAACATTCAGAAGATTTGACTGCGGACGAACTTGTTCAACTCCACAAAGAGCAGCAGGAGCAACTTGCTCGGGGCAATCAACTGacgaagaggaggatggggaggaagttACAGATGTcagcagtgatgtga